Proteins from one Hyperolius riggenbachi isolate aHypRig1 chromosome 2, aHypRig1.pri, whole genome shotgun sequence genomic window:
- the LRRC18 gene encoding leucine-rich repeat-containing protein 18, giving the protein MPKKAKGPKGKKITLKAAKNCMRITFDGKRRLDLSKMGIAVIPKCLLKLCDVEELDLSRNIIRKVPEWIQRFQNLRLLDLHTNQIEKLPESIGQLQNLLHLNVSNNKLTAKGVPMELSQLKNLRQLNLGLNDLEMLPSNIGALKELKEVGLFDNNLTAVPPGILKLPKLKKLNTKRNPISPTKEELEAEEQEKIQRVQSLYLVNEKDLCCPCSAKCQAERNKLSGLKAIVVPGMKKSHVANLVAPNSSAKEVQA; this is encoded by the coding sequence ATGCCAAAAAAGGCGAAAGGCCCCAAGGGTAAGAAAATTACCCTTAAAGCAGCCAAGAACTGCATGCGGATTACATTTGATGGCAAGCGGAGGCTGGACCTCTCTAAGATGGGCATTGCAGTCATACCTAAGTGCTTGTTAAAGCTCTGTGACGTGGAAGAACTGGATCTAAGCCGAAATATAATACGCAAGGTGCCTGAGTGGATACAGCGCTTCCAGAACCTTCGCTTGTTAGACCTTCATACCAATCAGATCGAGAAACTTCCCGAATCCATAGGTCAGCTCCAGAACCTTCTACATCTCAATGTCAGCAACAACAAATTGACTGCAAAGGGTGTTCCCATGGAACTGAGCCAGCTGAAGAATCTTCGCCAACTCAACCTGGGTCTTAATGACCTTGAGATGCTACCAAGCAACATCGGGGCCCTCAAAGAACTCAAGGAGGTGGGCCTTTTCGATAACAATCTTACCGCCGTTCCCCCTGGTATCCTTAAATTGCCCAAGCTAAAGAAACTGAACACCAAGAGAAATCCCATCTCGCCAACCAAGGAGGAACTGGAGGCCGAGGAACAGGAGAAGATCCAACGTGTGCAAAGCCTTTATCTTGTCAATGAGAAGGACTTGTGCTGTCCTTGTTCAGCCAAGTGTCAGGCTGAGAGAAACAAGCTTAGTGGCCTGAAGGCTATTGTGGTCCCAGGAATGAAGAAATCTCATGTCGCTAACTTAGTGGCCCCAAACTCATCAGCCAAAGAAGTACAAGCATAG